The nucleotide window GCAGTAAATGGATGCAACAGACCCAGATCACCCGGTGGCCTGACTGATCGAACTCGCTCTCCAACTTTCCACATCCTTGTCTGATCAATGTTGCCCATAGGGAAAGCTGGTAGCCCATCCTTTTCCTGTAGagaaataatatatattgacCATAGTTACACTTCTACAAGATTGCAAACAAATTTAGACTTAAACAGAATGTACAAACTTCAAGGGCAAGACCCAGATCATAGAGTTAGGCTTCATGGTATATCCAACAGAAAAAACAAGACTATAAAACAAATTCCCGAACCTGAAGAGAACTAATTTTCTGAACTGACACGTCACCACCAACTAAATTCATTCTAAAAATGATAATTATAAACTCAAACCACACATTCCCTAATTAACAAGATCTCATTCTCAACTTAACCAGCAAGGTCCATAATGCCCCCATACAAGCAGCTTTATCCTACCCATAACATGACAGAGGAACTAATTTGCATATAGAATGTCCCCAAATGGCCACCACCTTAGTAGGAGCACATGGATGTGTATATGTGGACCCATGCAGTTACAAACACAGACATTGCAGAGAGAGGGGGCGAGAGAGATTGTGAAGTTTTACAGTCTAACACAAAATGAATTCCGAAAGCAGGAAAAAGGACATACATAAAAGCGGCGACCAGCCAAGACAACACTACGGATCTCATTGCCACAAGCAACATCTTCATAGCATTCATACAATATCTCCATGCAGGGGTAGTAAGATGCACTGTATGCGATTTCAAATTGCTTTTTGTCTTCTTCGCTAAGAGAATTGTATACTGCCAACATACCCTGAACCACAAACAGAAAATTAGTGACAAGCAGATCAACTATAGTGCATTTAAGAACCATTCTGTCGACCTCAGACCCTGTCATGTATGACTTATGCTAGAATCGCCATCCATTATCTAGTTCAGACCATGACCAAGAGCAAAATATTAGACAAGAAAGAACAAGGCACACCTTTGTTGAGATGGTCTTTGATATTATACCAGTTATGCCTTCAACTGTGTTCTTATAAGCCAGTTCTTCCTCCATCCCTTGTTCAGTGTATCTTCTAAAGAGTGCCTCGACAATTCCATGAACCGCACCAAGTAATATTCCTATAATACGTAACAGTTAGAAAATAAGAAACCAAGATTGGCAAAAATACAGTTTAGCTGGTTAAGACAAAACCTCGCTCCCCAAAAATGTCGCTTTTGTATTCCTGCTCCAAGGTAGTGGCAAAGGTAAAAGGAGATCCAAGTGCTACTGACCATCCTAATGCAACGTCTGTTGCTCTTCCATCAACGTCCTGGAAAAGTGAACAGGTAAGCTTCTACTCAGGCAATCAATTTTATACCATATATTTCTCTCTGTGTgtgagagagggggagagagagacagacctGATGAACTGCAAAACTAGAATTGATCCCAGCCCCATTTATCTCCTTGCCCTGGACATACAACCTTCTTACAGATGGCCCCATTCCCTTTGGGCAAACAGCAATTACGCTGATGTTCTTTGGGAAATCTTGCCCCAGGGACTGCAAATGTCCAAGCAGGAATCCGTGTGAAAGCCCAAGAATGCTGTTTGGCTTCATATGCGAGAAGATTTTCTCATAGTTATCTGCCTGCAACATAAACAGACACTTAATCTATGCTTCTAGAACCAGATGGAGATATGTGCATATCAGAAGGAAGTAAATACATTTcaaattggaaacaaaattgGGATTGTTTCTTCAGAAAATATTTTATGGGCTTAGAGCCCAAATTATCCAAGTAACTGTGAAGAGCCAAAGAATTTGTATGAGATAGCTGACTAGTACTTGAGAACTAAAAGAGAGGGGATAGACCCAttttacaaagaaaacaaaggtaCCAAATCTTGCCATGCCTGAAGGGCTTAAAACCAAGACTTAGAGTGGATAGACAAAAAAAAGGGCACCTAGGCTCCGTTATTCAGTTAGTGTGATATGTAATAGAACAGTCTTAGAGTCCTATATCTGTGTGAGCATGCACACGTGTGCCTGAGGATGGGGGATGGTGGTTATGCACTTTCATTAGTACATGCAGACATAGTGAAAAGAGtataatttcttgtttttggaagaaaaaaagaaatctacTAACCTGAGCTGCATCTGAGATCAATAGCAACAAGAGGTCACTGCCTGAAACAGTTTCCCAGATATCACCAAGggttccattttcttctgtaaAACCAGCAGCGCGTGCCTCAGCAAACGAACGGGATCCTTTCCGCAAACCGATCTGCATTGTTGGCAAACAATGAGTAGAACATCTCAAATGTTCATTCGGCAACAGTAAGACTTCTACAAATCTAAACAAACAGCAAAATTCAACTGTAAACTGCAAACATTCATTAGTTAATTCTATCATGAACCATAAGCTTGTGACATCATGATTTAATTAAAACATAAGCATGTTCAAAATTGTCCCTCAAGTAACCTCCCGCCTACCAGGAAAATTTTCTGGTTGGCTTCCTACATTAAGGAAGGGATTCACCCCTGATATCAAACTACCAACATCCACCAATATGACCTTTCAAGCAGACCAATCAGACGAAATATGAAGAGCCCTTTTGGCAAAAACCAAGTTTCTCTCCTAAACAATTCAAGCACCAAAATGACATGATAGGAGTTTCAGCTTAAGGACCAAAAGATCATTAAGGACCATCAGTTAGTTGAACAGAAATTCTACAACAAGGTAGCATTTAGTGCCTCAGACTTACTGAAACTAGAAAGAACTTGACAGCTAACAATAAGGCTCTCGTAGACTTGCATGTAGGGTAGCTTTAGTACCAAACGTACTGTCTTATACGAGGATACAGGTTGTCTCTTCAGGTCATTGACATCCTGCCATCATTGAACAACAGACACTCAAATTCTTGAATTATGGAGTCGTTCCTCATCTAATTTCGGACAAATTCTTCTCAGTTATGTTCTGGTAGCAACTCGTTGGTCACAACAAAGACGTAAAAATATGGTGCTAGCAGATTGATGTCATTTTTTCACAAATATATAACTACAGAGAAATGCCATATTCAACATAACACAAAATAGAAAAGAATTGCACCTACCCTACCAGACAAAATGCAATCTGAAAACAATAAAATCTGGAAATAGCAGCTTCCAggaaaaaatagattttttacCTTCACCACAATGTCTGAATTTACCGTAGCAAGTGAATCTCTTAAATTTTGAGCTTGAGCAGGGCCCTGTgggataaaaaataataaatcgGGAAATTATCAACCAACATCTTCAAGAGCATAAATGACAGTCATAAAGCAACAGAAAGACATGttatggaaaataaaaaagaatatattcACAAACAAACAGCATTAAATGTCAATGAGATACCTCCCAATAGAAAGTTTCAcgataaaatattaaaaaattcaggaGGGACATGGATGTAACAGTATTTGGAGGCAGACATGTAATAGACTATTGATTGgttaaagaaaaaaggatgtCAAGAACCAAACAACAGGAGCACATGCCCGTACTATGATGCTGTCCAATAAATGCTAATATAGGGCATGCAGTAGCTGGGTAACCTGCAGAGAACCCACAGGTATTTCAGAGCCATCCTTCCACAACTCTCCCCTTGGATACAAGCCCATCAAAAAGACATTTTCATCAAGGGAAAACTGATACAAACGACAAAAAACTAAGatataaaaatttggaaacacCAGAAGCAGAAGAATGCAAGTAGTTGCCGTCGCGTTGAGAGTATGAAGTCAAATACAGAGCAAAACAAATATTTCCTTAGCAAAACTAAGGAGCTGATCAGTCGctaatatatttataacaaAACAGCATTAAATGTCAATGAGATACCTCCCAATAGAAAATTTCACAATAAAAGGTTAAAAGTTCAGGAGGGACTTGGATGTAACAGTATTTGGAGGCAGGCATGTAAATAGCCTATTGattgattaaagaaaaaaggatttCACAAACCAACCAACAGGAGCACATGCCCGTACTATGATGCTGTCCAATAAATGCTAATCTAGGGCATGCAATAGCTGGGCAACCTGCAGAGAACCCACAGGTATTTCAGAGTCATTCTTCCACAACTCTCCCCTTTGATACAAGCCCATCAAAAAGAT belongs to Nymphaea colorata isolate Beijing-Zhang1983 chromosome 13, ASM883128v2, whole genome shotgun sequence and includes:
- the LOC116266783 gene encoding ketol-acid reductoisomerase, chloroplastic; this encodes MAAASLSASTLISSSAAASSASASSRLREGRCPLKSVSLSSSACLSSQTQLLRATWKSREGRGALGAQMVTVPAVKQETVLDFETSVFKKEKVTLAGHDEYIVRGGRDLFKLLPDAFKGIKQIGVIGWGSQGPAQAQNLRDSLATVNSDIVVKIGLRKGSRSFAEARAAGFTEENGTLGDIWETVSGSDLLLLLISDAAQADNYEKIFSHMKPNSILGLSHGFLLGHLQSLGQDFPKNISVIAVCPKGMGPSVRRLYVQGKEINGAGINSSFAVHQDVDGRATDVALGWSVALGSPFTFATTLEQEYKSDIFGERGILLGAVHGIVEALFRRYTEQGMEEELAYKNTVEGITGIISKTISTKGMLAVYNSLSEEDKKQFEIAYSASYYPCMEILYECYEDVACGNEIRSVVLAGRRFYEKDGLPAFPMGNIDQTRMWKVGERVRSVRPPGDLGLLHPFTAGVYVALMMAQIEVLRKKGHSYSEIINESLIEAVDSLNPFMHARGVSFMVDNCSTTARLGSRKWAPRFDYILTQQALVAVDKETPVNRDLVSNFLSDPVHGAIEVCAQLRPTVDISVTADADFVRPELRQSS